The Oryzias melastigma strain HK-1 linkage group LG3, ASM292280v2, whole genome shotgun sequence genome contains a region encoding:
- the LOC112160481 gene encoding zinc finger protein 821 isoform X3: protein MGPFHTSGLTGLQNAANMNGREDFTDDGECLSHNSHGVQGRDSLTEESDSDPDNQGEDSSSNTSADDHMTTKRSQCHLQGAGVKEESEEGGDYINSFICPLCSLDFSSPDRLISHVYQHTSMMSNSKSYVCPVCGRALSSPGSLGRHLLIHSEDRLSNCAVCGARFTDTNNLNREKLKDVLDSCRMDANSVRDSCSMSQSLSSSPMSSPGSGSHPCQEQGPSSSLCQGSGSCHAPELNPSSCHAPRACQQGSGHMTSQCQGPRPCHSSGPTCGPCSGPGPCTGSDQGSSFPSLPDNLLSEGPSLASIPDALSSSSSGLPPIPDILSPMPVYPAGVLLVCNNCVAYQQLMESQSPLRKWALRRKNEPLEARLQRLERERTAKKNKRACETEEEREIRRLRDREAKRMQRMQETEEQRARRLQRDREAMRLKRANETPEKRQARLIREREAKRIKRRLEKIDPALRTQIEHDPAAMAALTADMSLFQFPCPMPVPSMDNGLFMKLPLLDQATGREGTAGL from the exons ATGG GGCCGTTCCACACTTCAGGCTTGACGGGACTTCAGAACGCAGCGAACATGAACGGGAGGGAGGATTTCACAGATGATGGCGAATGCCTCAGTCACAATTCCCATGGAGTCCAAGGACGGGATAGCCTCACAG AAGAAAGCGATAGTGACCCTGACAACCAGGGCGAAGACTCTTCCTCCAACACCTCTGCCGACGACCACATGACCACCAAGAGATCGCAGTGCCACCTCCAAGGGGCGGGAGTCAAAGAA GAGAGTGAAGAAGGGGGAGATTACATCAACAGTTTCATTTGCCCTCTTTGCTCGCTGGATTTCAGCAGCCCTGACAGGCTCATCTCACATGTCTACCAG CACACATCCATGATGAGCAACAGCAAGAGCTATGTGTGCCCAGTATGTGGGCGAGCCCTCAGCTCTCCTGGCTCGCTTGGACGGCATCTTCTCATCCACTCGGAGGACCGCCTCTCCAACTGCGCTGTCTGCGGCGCACGTTTCACAGACACCAACAACTTAAACAG ggaaAAGCTTAAGGATGTTCTTGACTCCTGCAGGATGGATGCCAACAGTGTAAGAGATTCCTGCTCCATGTCCCAGTCCCtctccagcagccccatgaGCAGCCCGGGTTCTGGGTCGCATCCCTGCCAGGAACAGGGCCCAAGTTCCAGTTTGTGTCAGGGTTCGGGTTCATGTCACGCTCCTGAGCTGAATCCCAGCTCATGCCACGCCCCTCGTGCATGCCAGCAGGGCTCGGGTCACATGACCAGCCAGTGTCAAGGCCCCAGACCGTGTCACAGCTCAGGTCCGACATGTGGGCCCTGCTCAGGCCCAGGACCGTGCACAGGGTCTGACCAAGGCTCCTCCTTTCCTTCACTGCCTGACAATCTGCTCTCCGAAGGGCCGTCTCTGGCGTCCATCCCTGATGctctcagctcctcttcctctggaCTTCCCCCCATTCCTGACATTCTGAGTCCAATGCCGGTGTATCCTGCAGGAGTTCTGCTCGTGTGCAACAACTGCGTGGCCTACCAGCAGCTGATGGAATCCCAGTCACCGTTGCGGAAATGGGCTCTGCGTCGGAAGAACGAGCCTTTGGAGGCCCGGCTGCAGCGCTTGGAGCGTGAGCGCACAGCAAAGAAGAACAAGCGAGCGTGCGAGACGGAAGAGGAGCGCGAAATCAGGAGGCTTCGCGACCGCGAGGCCAAGCGCATGCAGAGGATGCAGGAGACGGAGGAGCAAAGGGCCCGCAGGCTGCAGAGAGACAGGGAGGCCATGCGCCTCAAGAGAGCCAACGAGACTCCTGAGAAGAGGCAGGCCAGGCTGATCCGTGAGAGGGAGGCAAAGAGGATCAAGCGGCGGCTGGAGAAGATAGACCCCGCTCTGAGGACGCAGATAGAGCACGATCCGGCCGCGATGGCTGCACTCACAGCTGACATGAGCCTTTTTCAGTTCCCCTGCCCTATGCCTGTCCCCTCTATGGATAACGGGCTCTTCATGAAACTGCCCTTATTGGACCAGGCCACAGGAAGGGAGGGAACAGCTGGTCTGTAA
- the LOC112160481 gene encoding zinc finger protein 821 isoform X1, whose amino-acid sequence MSRRKQNNPFKVDWPFHTSGLTGLQNAANMNGREDFTDDGECLSHNSHGVQGRDSLTEESDSDPDNQGEDSSSNTSADDHMTTKRSQCHLQGAGVKEESEEGGDYINSFICPLCSLDFSSPDRLISHVYQHTSMMSNSKSYVCPVCGRALSSPGSLGRHLLIHSEDRLSNCAVCGARFTDTNNLNREKLKDVLDSCRMDANSVRDSCSMSQSLSSSPMSSPGSGSHPCQEQGPSSSLCQGSGSCHAPELNPSSCHAPRACQQGSGHMTSQCQGPRPCHSSGPTCGPCSGPGPCTGSDQGSSFPSLPDNLLSEGPSLASIPDALSSSSSGLPPIPDILSPMPVYPAGVLLVCNNCVAYQQLMESQSPLRKWALRRKNEPLEARLQRLERERTAKKNKRACETEEEREIRRLRDREAKRMQRMQETEEQRARRLQRDREAMRLKRANETPEKRQARLIREREAKRIKRRLEKIDPALRTQIEHDPAAMAALTADMSLFQFPCPMPVPSMDNGLFMKLPLLDQATGREGTAGL is encoded by the exons ATGTCCAGACGAAAACAGAACAACCCTTTCAAAGTTGACT GGCCGTTCCACACTTCAGGCTTGACGGGACTTCAGAACGCAGCGAACATGAACGGGAGGGAGGATTTCACAGATGATGGCGAATGCCTCAGTCACAATTCCCATGGAGTCCAAGGACGGGATAGCCTCACAG AAGAAAGCGATAGTGACCCTGACAACCAGGGCGAAGACTCTTCCTCCAACACCTCTGCCGACGACCACATGACCACCAAGAGATCGCAGTGCCACCTCCAAGGGGCGGGAGTCAAAGAA GAGAGTGAAGAAGGGGGAGATTACATCAACAGTTTCATTTGCCCTCTTTGCTCGCTGGATTTCAGCAGCCCTGACAGGCTCATCTCACATGTCTACCAG CACACATCCATGATGAGCAACAGCAAGAGCTATGTGTGCCCAGTATGTGGGCGAGCCCTCAGCTCTCCTGGCTCGCTTGGACGGCATCTTCTCATCCACTCGGAGGACCGCCTCTCCAACTGCGCTGTCTGCGGCGCACGTTTCACAGACACCAACAACTTAAACAG ggaaAAGCTTAAGGATGTTCTTGACTCCTGCAGGATGGATGCCAACAGTGTAAGAGATTCCTGCTCCATGTCCCAGTCCCtctccagcagccccatgaGCAGCCCGGGTTCTGGGTCGCATCCCTGCCAGGAACAGGGCCCAAGTTCCAGTTTGTGTCAGGGTTCGGGTTCATGTCACGCTCCTGAGCTGAATCCCAGCTCATGCCACGCCCCTCGTGCATGCCAGCAGGGCTCGGGTCACATGACCAGCCAGTGTCAAGGCCCCAGACCGTGTCACAGCTCAGGTCCGACATGTGGGCCCTGCTCAGGCCCAGGACCGTGCACAGGGTCTGACCAAGGCTCCTCCTTTCCTTCACTGCCTGACAATCTGCTCTCCGAAGGGCCGTCTCTGGCGTCCATCCCTGATGctctcagctcctcttcctctggaCTTCCCCCCATTCCTGACATTCTGAGTCCAATGCCGGTGTATCCTGCAGGAGTTCTGCTCGTGTGCAACAACTGCGTGGCCTACCAGCAGCTGATGGAATCCCAGTCACCGTTGCGGAAATGGGCTCTGCGTCGGAAGAACGAGCCTTTGGAGGCCCGGCTGCAGCGCTTGGAGCGTGAGCGCACAGCAAAGAAGAACAAGCGAGCGTGCGAGACGGAAGAGGAGCGCGAAATCAGGAGGCTTCGCGACCGCGAGGCCAAGCGCATGCAGAGGATGCAGGAGACGGAGGAGCAAAGGGCCCGCAGGCTGCAGAGAGACAGGGAGGCCATGCGCCTCAAGAGAGCCAACGAGACTCCTGAGAAGAGGCAGGCCAGGCTGATCCGTGAGAGGGAGGCAAAGAGGATCAAGCGGCGGCTGGAGAAGATAGACCCCGCTCTGAGGACGCAGATAGAGCACGATCCGGCCGCGATGGCTGCACTCACAGCTGACATGAGCCTTTTTCAGTTCCCCTGCCCTATGCCTGTCCCCTCTATGGATAACGGGCTCTTCATGAAACTGCCCTTATTGGACCAGGCCACAGGAAGGGAGGGAACAGCTGGTCTGTAA
- the LOC112160481 gene encoding zinc finger protein 821 isoform X2, which yields MSRRKQNNPFKVDWPFHTSGLTGLQNAANMNGREDFTDDGECLSHNSHGVQGRDSLTESDSDPDNQGEDSSSNTSADDHMTTKRSQCHLQGAGVKEESEEGGDYINSFICPLCSLDFSSPDRLISHVYQHTSMMSNSKSYVCPVCGRALSSPGSLGRHLLIHSEDRLSNCAVCGARFTDTNNLNREKLKDVLDSCRMDANSVRDSCSMSQSLSSSPMSSPGSGSHPCQEQGPSSSLCQGSGSCHAPELNPSSCHAPRACQQGSGHMTSQCQGPRPCHSSGPTCGPCSGPGPCTGSDQGSSFPSLPDNLLSEGPSLASIPDALSSSSSGLPPIPDILSPMPVYPAGVLLVCNNCVAYQQLMESQSPLRKWALRRKNEPLEARLQRLERERTAKKNKRACETEEEREIRRLRDREAKRMQRMQETEEQRARRLQRDREAMRLKRANETPEKRQARLIREREAKRIKRRLEKIDPALRTQIEHDPAAMAALTADMSLFQFPCPMPVPSMDNGLFMKLPLLDQATGREGTAGL from the exons ATGTCCAGACGAAAACAGAACAACCCTTTCAAAGTTGACT GGCCGTTCCACACTTCAGGCTTGACGGGACTTCAGAACGCAGCGAACATGAACGGGAGGGAGGATTTCACAGATGATGGCGAATGCCTCAGTCACAATTCCCATGGAGTCCAAGGACGGGATAGCCTCACAG AAAGCGATAGTGACCCTGACAACCAGGGCGAAGACTCTTCCTCCAACACCTCTGCCGACGACCACATGACCACCAAGAGATCGCAGTGCCACCTCCAAGGGGCGGGAGTCAAAGAA GAGAGTGAAGAAGGGGGAGATTACATCAACAGTTTCATTTGCCCTCTTTGCTCGCTGGATTTCAGCAGCCCTGACAGGCTCATCTCACATGTCTACCAG CACACATCCATGATGAGCAACAGCAAGAGCTATGTGTGCCCAGTATGTGGGCGAGCCCTCAGCTCTCCTGGCTCGCTTGGACGGCATCTTCTCATCCACTCGGAGGACCGCCTCTCCAACTGCGCTGTCTGCGGCGCACGTTTCACAGACACCAACAACTTAAACAG ggaaAAGCTTAAGGATGTTCTTGACTCCTGCAGGATGGATGCCAACAGTGTAAGAGATTCCTGCTCCATGTCCCAGTCCCtctccagcagccccatgaGCAGCCCGGGTTCTGGGTCGCATCCCTGCCAGGAACAGGGCCCAAGTTCCAGTTTGTGTCAGGGTTCGGGTTCATGTCACGCTCCTGAGCTGAATCCCAGCTCATGCCACGCCCCTCGTGCATGCCAGCAGGGCTCGGGTCACATGACCAGCCAGTGTCAAGGCCCCAGACCGTGTCACAGCTCAGGTCCGACATGTGGGCCCTGCTCAGGCCCAGGACCGTGCACAGGGTCTGACCAAGGCTCCTCCTTTCCTTCACTGCCTGACAATCTGCTCTCCGAAGGGCCGTCTCTGGCGTCCATCCCTGATGctctcagctcctcttcctctggaCTTCCCCCCATTCCTGACATTCTGAGTCCAATGCCGGTGTATCCTGCAGGAGTTCTGCTCGTGTGCAACAACTGCGTGGCCTACCAGCAGCTGATGGAATCCCAGTCACCGTTGCGGAAATGGGCTCTGCGTCGGAAGAACGAGCCTTTGGAGGCCCGGCTGCAGCGCTTGGAGCGTGAGCGCACAGCAAAGAAGAACAAGCGAGCGTGCGAGACGGAAGAGGAGCGCGAAATCAGGAGGCTTCGCGACCGCGAGGCCAAGCGCATGCAGAGGATGCAGGAGACGGAGGAGCAAAGGGCCCGCAGGCTGCAGAGAGACAGGGAGGCCATGCGCCTCAAGAGAGCCAACGAGACTCCTGAGAAGAGGCAGGCCAGGCTGATCCGTGAGAGGGAGGCAAAGAGGATCAAGCGGCGGCTGGAGAAGATAGACCCCGCTCTGAGGACGCAGATAGAGCACGATCCGGCCGCGATGGCTGCACTCACAGCTGACATGAGCCTTTTTCAGTTCCCCTGCCCTATGCCTGTCCCCTCTATGGATAACGGGCTCTTCATGAAACTGCCCTTATTGGACCAGGCCACAGGAAGGGAGGGAACAGCTGGTCTGTAA
- the LOC112160481 gene encoding zinc finger protein 821 isoform X4, producing the protein MTTKRSQCHLQGAGVKEESEEGGDYINSFICPLCSLDFSSPDRLISHVYQHTSMMSNSKSYVCPVCGRALSSPGSLGRHLLIHSEDRLSNCAVCGARFTDTNNLNREKLKDVLDSCRMDANSVRDSCSMSQSLSSSPMSSPGSGSHPCQEQGPSSSLCQGSGSCHAPELNPSSCHAPRACQQGSGHMTSQCQGPRPCHSSGPTCGPCSGPGPCTGSDQGSSFPSLPDNLLSEGPSLASIPDALSSSSSGLPPIPDILSPMPVYPAGVLLVCNNCVAYQQLMESQSPLRKWALRRKNEPLEARLQRLERERTAKKNKRACETEEEREIRRLRDREAKRMQRMQETEEQRARRLQRDREAMRLKRANETPEKRQARLIREREAKRIKRRLEKIDPALRTQIEHDPAAMAALTADMSLFQFPCPMPVPSMDNGLFMKLPLLDQATGREGTAGL; encoded by the exons ATGACCACCAAGAGATCGCAGTGCCACCTCCAAGGGGCGGGAGTCAAAGAA GAGAGTGAAGAAGGGGGAGATTACATCAACAGTTTCATTTGCCCTCTTTGCTCGCTGGATTTCAGCAGCCCTGACAGGCTCATCTCACATGTCTACCAG CACACATCCATGATGAGCAACAGCAAGAGCTATGTGTGCCCAGTATGTGGGCGAGCCCTCAGCTCTCCTGGCTCGCTTGGACGGCATCTTCTCATCCACTCGGAGGACCGCCTCTCCAACTGCGCTGTCTGCGGCGCACGTTTCACAGACACCAACAACTTAAACAG ggaaAAGCTTAAGGATGTTCTTGACTCCTGCAGGATGGATGCCAACAGTGTAAGAGATTCCTGCTCCATGTCCCAGTCCCtctccagcagccccatgaGCAGCCCGGGTTCTGGGTCGCATCCCTGCCAGGAACAGGGCCCAAGTTCCAGTTTGTGTCAGGGTTCGGGTTCATGTCACGCTCCTGAGCTGAATCCCAGCTCATGCCACGCCCCTCGTGCATGCCAGCAGGGCTCGGGTCACATGACCAGCCAGTGTCAAGGCCCCAGACCGTGTCACAGCTCAGGTCCGACATGTGGGCCCTGCTCAGGCCCAGGACCGTGCACAGGGTCTGACCAAGGCTCCTCCTTTCCTTCACTGCCTGACAATCTGCTCTCCGAAGGGCCGTCTCTGGCGTCCATCCCTGATGctctcagctcctcttcctctggaCTTCCCCCCATTCCTGACATTCTGAGTCCAATGCCGGTGTATCCTGCAGGAGTTCTGCTCGTGTGCAACAACTGCGTGGCCTACCAGCAGCTGATGGAATCCCAGTCACCGTTGCGGAAATGGGCTCTGCGTCGGAAGAACGAGCCTTTGGAGGCCCGGCTGCAGCGCTTGGAGCGTGAGCGCACAGCAAAGAAGAACAAGCGAGCGTGCGAGACGGAAGAGGAGCGCGAAATCAGGAGGCTTCGCGACCGCGAGGCCAAGCGCATGCAGAGGATGCAGGAGACGGAGGAGCAAAGGGCCCGCAGGCTGCAGAGAGACAGGGAGGCCATGCGCCTCAAGAGAGCCAACGAGACTCCTGAGAAGAGGCAGGCCAGGCTGATCCGTGAGAGGGAGGCAAAGAGGATCAAGCGGCGGCTGGAGAAGATAGACCCCGCTCTGAGGACGCAGATAGAGCACGATCCGGCCGCGATGGCTGCACTCACAGCTGACATGAGCCTTTTTCAGTTCCCCTGCCCTATGCCTGTCCCCTCTATGGATAACGGGCTCTTCATGAAACTGCCCTTATTGGACCAGGCCACAGGAAGGGAGGGAACAGCTGGTCTGTAA